From Sulfurovum xiamenensis, a single genomic window includes:
- a CDS encoding FAD-dependent oxidoreductase — protein sequence MSMIEKSKVKIAIIGGGAAGSSAALYFGQLGLNVTLFEKSASLVSGPPWCHLHAGGNLYREISDAQCITLLKQSIDFLRFYPFVVDYRPTVIVLPTTDSSNPEALLPRLKLLTEEYKAHIAKDPKNEVLGKPENYYRIYTKEEIQGLREKALVQRPKTSDEWMIPVAKNIDMDKVQFPLIMVQEYGLNLFRLAAGAEMTLEALECVSLNMNSIVYNVQQNFETEGWDISYVKDDISHTDSFDYLINAAGFRTGKIDDLLGAPCKSMVEFKAAYVSHWDGCEGTQFPEVVFHGERGTPRGMGQFTPYPGGYFQLHGMTKDITLYEDGLVANSLVSCQPRLGQDFIDKIEKSWTQEETQKRTKAAIEHLSQYIPSFKSATVGSKPLFGAQQIPGDDPTLRVAEVSFPRERYARCEIVKVSSVLDMIDAMTQQFIDLGYLEANILGKRDFTHATDLDETALKQRAESIAVKRDYPRALANRNISKQVS from the coding sequence ATGAGTATGATAGAAAAGAGTAAAGTAAAAATTGCCATTATAGGGGGAGGTGCTGCAGGATCAAGTGCAGCACTCTATTTTGGTCAACTTGGTCTAAATGTGACACTGTTTGAAAAGAGTGCAAGTTTAGTGAGTGGGCCACCATGGTGTCATTTACATGCAGGGGGCAATCTCTATCGTGAGATCTCTGATGCACAGTGCATTACTTTACTAAAACAATCCATAGACTTTTTGCGCTTCTACCCTTTTGTAGTGGACTACAGACCTACGGTCATAGTGTTACCCACTACTGACAGTTCCAATCCTGAGGCACTACTACCACGCCTTAAGTTACTGACAGAGGAATATAAAGCCCATATCGCCAAAGACCCGAAGAATGAAGTACTGGGAAAACCGGAGAACTATTATCGGATCTACACCAAAGAAGAGATACAAGGACTCAGAGAAAAAGCATTGGTCCAAAGACCGAAAACCTCTGATGAATGGATGATACCTGTAGCCAAAAATATCGATATGGATAAAGTACAGTTTCCTCTTATTATGGTTCAAGAGTATGGACTAAACCTCTTTAGGCTTGCTGCTGGTGCTGAAATGACCCTTGAAGCACTAGAGTGCGTTTCGCTCAATATGAATAGTATCGTTTATAATGTACAGCAAAATTTTGAAACGGAAGGGTGGGATATCAGTTATGTCAAGGATGATATCAGCCATACAGACTCTTTTGACTATCTCATCAATGCTGCGGGCTTTAGAACAGGAAAGATCGATGATCTTTTGGGTGCACCTTGTAAGTCTATGGTTGAATTCAAAGCAGCGTATGTGAGTCACTGGGATGGGTGTGAAGGTACACAATTCCCTGAAGTTGTTTTTCATGGAGAGCGTGGTACACCACGAGGTATGGGACAATTCACGCCCTACCCCGGCGGGTATTTTCAACTGCATGGCATGACCAAAGATATCACACTCTATGAAGATGGTCTGGTTGCAAATTCTCTTGTCAGTTGCCAACCCAGACTGGGTCAGGATTTTATAGACAAAATAGAAAAGTCCTGGACACAAGAAGAGACCCAAAAACGTACAAAGGCGGCTATCGAACATCTCTCTCAGTACATACCGTCCTTCAAGAGTGCTACTGTAGGAAGCAAACCTCTTTTTGGTGCACAGCAGATCCCTGGAGATGACCCGACTTTACGTGTAGCAGAAGTCTCTTTTCCTCGAGAACGTTATGCCAGATGTGAGATCGTCAAAGTTTCTTCAGTCTTGGATATGATAGATGCCATGACACAACAATTTATTGACTTAGGCTATCTAGAAGCCAATATTTTAGGTAAGCGTGACTTTACTCATGCCACAGACTTGGATGAAACCGCATTAAAACAAAGAGCTGAATCTATAGCAGTAAAACGTGACTATCCACGTGCTTTAGCCAACAGAAATATTTCAAAGCAGGTCTCATGA
- a CDS encoding phosphoglycolate phosphatase, with protein sequence MKFTNKEVILFDLDGTLIDSVPDLATAVNHMLNALHRETFSEDTIRYWVGNGAQVLVKRALSGQTEIDEKLDPTLFEKALDIFLTFYGENLCIDTAAYPNVSTTLHTLKEKGYRLVIVTNKPFDFVGPILEALGLDGVFDFWLGGDSLEKKKPDPLPLLHACEHMNVSISQCVMVGDSRNDLLAAKNCGMQSVGVTYGYNYGEEIGIYDPTFIIDDFSELNALL encoded by the coding sequence TTGAAATTCACTAATAAAGAAGTCATTTTATTTGATCTGGATGGCACACTGATCGACAGTGTACCGGACTTGGCAACCGCAGTAAATCATATGTTAAATGCATTACACCGTGAAACGTTCAGTGAAGATACGATTCGTTACTGGGTGGGGAACGGGGCACAGGTTTTGGTCAAACGTGCTTTATCAGGACAAACAGAAATAGACGAGAAGCTGGATCCTACTTTGTTTGAAAAGGCTTTAGATATCTTTTTAACGTTCTATGGAGAAAATCTTTGTATCGATACGGCGGCGTATCCCAATGTATCAACCACACTGCATACCTTAAAGGAAAAAGGCTACCGTTTGGTGATCGTGACCAATAAACCTTTTGATTTTGTCGGCCCTATCCTGGAAGCCCTCGGGCTTGATGGCGTGTTTGACTTTTGGTTGGGAGGAGACAGTTTGGAGAAAAAGAAACCAGACCCCCTCCCTTTGCTGCATGCTTGCGAGCATATGAATGTCAGCATATCGCAATGTGTGATGGTAGGCGATTCTAGAAATGACCTCTTGGCTGCCAAAAACTGTGGTATGCAAAGTGTTGGTGTAACTTATGGGTATAATTATGGTGAAGAGATAGGAATATACGACCCAACATTTATCATAGATGATTTTTCGGAGTTAAATGCACTGTTATGA
- the truD gene encoding tRNA pseudouridine(13) synthase TruD — MQLIYPLNVKNEFVFNSSPRDFTVEEIPLYEFTGEGEHLVLQVRKKELTTWEMLDVISNHVGIRRRDMGYAGLKDKHAMTIQYISLPAKFEEKLKAFSHDKIKILSMVLHNNKIRVGHLKGNRFKIRLKKVLGVQKDKLDSVLKWIDENGVPNYFGNQRFGTDGNNWEDGKKLIEGSLKIRDRKTKEFLMGAYQSYLFNQWLSKRMELSHLLEKFTEAETEQVLNLPKGSLKGTKSQPNFFKLVEGDVMMHYPYGRLFTVENLEEEAKRFAEKDIAPAGLLPGKKTKRAEGTAGLIESPFAEEINLNGARRYAWIQVTDIKKTYIEEKAHYELNFVLPKGSYATNVLDVLRGGEA; from the coding sequence ATGCAGCTAATCTACCCACTGAACGTCAAAAATGAATTTGTATTTAACTCTTCTCCTCGAGACTTTACTGTTGAAGAGATACCACTGTATGAGTTTACGGGTGAGGGTGAACATCTGGTACTTCAAGTACGTAAAAAAGAGTTGACGACATGGGAGATGCTTGATGTCATTTCCAACCATGTAGGCATACGACGCCGTGACATGGGATATGCAGGGTTAAAAGACAAACATGCTATGACGATTCAGTACATCTCTTTGCCAGCGAAATTTGAGGAGAAGTTAAAGGCCTTTTCACATGATAAGATCAAGATCCTCTCTATGGTCCTCCACAATAACAAGATACGTGTAGGGCATCTGAAAGGTAATCGTTTCAAAATTCGTCTGAAAAAAGTGCTTGGTGTCCAAAAAGACAAACTGGATTCTGTACTGAAGTGGATCGACGAAAATGGTGTACCAAACTACTTTGGAAACCAACGTTTCGGGACAGATGGAAACAACTGGGAAGATGGTAAAAAACTGATAGAGGGAAGCCTGAAAATACGTGACAGAAAAACAAAAGAGTTTTTGATGGGTGCCTACCAAAGCTATCTTTTCAACCAATGGCTCTCAAAACGTATGGAACTGAGTCACTTGCTTGAAAAGTTCACTGAAGCTGAAACGGAGCAGGTATTGAACTTACCCAAAGGCTCACTCAAAGGTACAAAGTCACAGCCAAACTTCTTCAAACTGGTAGAGGGTGATGTAATGATGCACTATCCTTACGGACGTTTATTTACGGTGGAGAACCTGGAAGAAGAAGCCAAACGTTTTGCAGAAAAAGACATCGCACCTGCAGGACTGCTTCCCGGTAAAAAAACAAAGAGAGCAGAAGGTACAGCAGGTCTCATAGAATCACCATTTGCTGAGGAGATAAACCTCAATGGTGCCAGAAGGTATGCCTGGATACAGGTAACGGATATTAAGAAAACATATATCGAAGAAAAAGCCCACTATGAACTGAATTTTGTATTGCCTAAAGGTTCATACGCTACAAACGTATTAGACGTGTTGAGAGGTGGAGAGGCATAG